In one window of uncultured Draconibacterium sp. DNA:
- a CDS encoding GNAT family N-acetyltransferase, with translation MIIRQATLKDHKSLVEFQLAMAHETEGIELHAPTVEKGVKAVLNDSNKGHYYVAEKNGQVVSSLLTTFEWSDWRNGTILWIQSVYVMPEFRRKGVYRKMYAHIKDIVMKADNLNGIRLYADKTNVAAQKTYENLGMNQDHYVTFEWMK, from the coding sequence ATGATAATACGACAAGCAACTTTAAAAGACCACAAATCCTTAGTAGAATTTCAGTTGGCAATGGCGCACGAAACAGAAGGCATTGAACTACACGCGCCAACCGTAGAGAAAGGTGTTAAAGCCGTTTTAAACGACAGCAACAAAGGACACTATTACGTTGCCGAAAAAAACGGGCAGGTAGTAAGTTCGTTGCTAACCACTTTCGAATGGAGCGACTGGCGCAACGGAACAATTTTGTGGATACAATCGGTTTATGTGATGCCCGAATTCAGACGAAAAGGCGTGTACCGCAAAATGTATGCACACATAAAAGATATAGTAATGAAAGCCGACAACCTTAACGGAATTCGCCTTTACGCCGACAAAACAAATGTGGCAGCACAAAAAACCTACGAAAATCTGGGAATGAACCAGGACCACTATGTTACGTTTGAATGGATGAAGTAG
- a CDS encoding NifB/NifX family molybdenum-iron cluster-binding protein has protein sequence MSKIFAITSSGKTEKSFLDLRFGKCEYIVLFDVNKNQYSIEENKFIEESHSGIKLVDFLKEQGVTTIVTGEVGPMVSERLEKEKLQLVLLHEERIRVDEIMDRIES, from the coding sequence ATGAGTAAAATATTTGCGATTACATCCTCGGGCAAAACAGAAAAGTCATTTCTCGACCTGCGTTTTGGGAAGTGTGAATACATTGTACTGTTTGATGTTAATAAAAACCAGTATTCCATTGAGGAGAATAAATTTATTGAAGAATCGCACAGTGGAATTAAATTAGTTGATTTTTTAAAAGAACAGGGAGTAACCACCATTGTAACCGGCGAAGTTGGGCCAATGGTTAGTGAGCGTTTAGAAAAAGAAAAACTACAATTAGTGCTTTTACACGAAGAGCGCATTCGTGTTGACGAAATTATGGACAGAATAGAAAGCTAA
- the yjjX gene encoding inosine/xanthosine triphosphatase: MKIVVASKNPVKINATHAGFSAYFEGIDVQGVSVESGVSDQPKSDEETLKGALNRVENARNEFSDADYWVGIEGGLAVNCKEIEAFAWIVITSGEKTGKSRTTSFQLPGKVAALIAEGYELGEANDILFKQENSKQKAGAVGILTGNKINRTALYKQAVQLALVPFLNPGLY; encoded by the coding sequence ATGAAGATAGTTGTGGCCTCAAAAAATCCGGTAAAAATAAATGCCACGCATGCAGGATTTAGTGCCTATTTTGAAGGGATTGATGTGCAGGGTGTTTCGGTTGAATCGGGTGTTTCGGATCAGCCCAAAAGTGATGAGGAAACATTAAAAGGGGCGTTAAACCGCGTGGAGAATGCCCGAAATGAATTTAGCGATGCCGACTATTGGGTGGGTATTGAAGGTGGACTTGCGGTAAATTGTAAGGAAATTGAAGCTTTTGCCTGGATCGTTATTACATCGGGTGAGAAAACAGGCAAGTCACGAACAACAAGTTTTCAGTTGCCGGGCAAGGTGGCAGCGTTAATTGCCGAAGGTTATGAGTTGGGCGAGGCCAACGATATTTTGTTTAAACAAGAAAACTCGAAACAAAAAGCGGGTGCAGTGGGGATTTTAACGGGGAATAAAATTAACCGGACCGCCCTTTACAAACAGGCGGTACAGCTGGCGTTGGTGCCATTTTTAAACCCCGGTTTATATTAG
- a CDS encoding bile acid:sodium symporter family protein has protein sequence MKEALEVLDNVRLNFSPTGLLALNITIAFIMFGVALDIKIEHFKQLIMRPKSVIVGIISQFVLLPAVTFLFVLLINPTPTVALGMLLIASCPGGNISNFMSAMAKGNLALSVSLTAIATLAATFMTPINFALWGDLFINFYNNQGAGEYLVPIKIDFFQMVQTVVILLGIPVIAGLLVAQYFPILTHKIKKPIRKLSIVIFIGFVIALLSANFEHFKNFVHLVFIIVLIHNALALVTGFSISSIFRLPRIDKRTITIETGIQNSGLALVLMFNPKIFPPELELGGMTIIAAWWGVWHILSGFAVSSFMARFRLTK, from the coding sequence ATGAAAGAAGCATTGGAAGTTCTCGACAATGTCAGGCTTAATTTTTCTCCAACAGGTTTATTAGCACTTAATATTACCATTGCATTTATAATGTTTGGGGTTGCCCTCGATATTAAAATCGAGCATTTCAAACAACTTATAATGCGTCCGAAGTCAGTTATAGTTGGTATTATTTCACAATTTGTGCTTCTTCCTGCAGTAACATTTTTATTTGTTCTACTGATAAATCCTACTCCAACAGTCGCCCTCGGCATGTTGTTAATTGCATCGTGCCCGGGTGGTAATATATCTAATTTTATGAGTGCCATGGCAAAAGGCAATCTTGCGCTATCGGTAAGTTTAACCGCTATTGCTACATTGGCCGCCACTTTTATGACACCTATTAATTTTGCACTTTGGGGCGATCTGTTTATTAACTTTTACAATAACCAGGGTGCCGGCGAATATCTTGTTCCTATAAAAATCGATTTCTTCCAAATGGTGCAAACTGTAGTAATTTTGTTGGGTATTCCGGTTATTGCAGGCTTACTGGTAGCACAATACTTTCCCATATTAACGCATAAAATCAAAAAACCAATCCGTAAATTATCAATCGTAATTTTTATCGGATTTGTGATTGCATTGTTAAGTGCCAATTTCGAACACTTCAAAAATTTCGTTCACCTGGTATTTATTATCGTACTTATCCATAATGCTCTTGCGCTAGTGACAGGATTTAGTATCAGCAGTATTTTTCGTTTGCCACGAATTGACAAAAGAACTATTACCATCGAAACCGGTATCCAAAATTCCGGACTGGCGCTCGTGCTCATGTTTAATCCCAAAATATTTCCTCCCGAACTGGAGCTTGGTGGCATGACAATTATCGCAGCCTGGTGGGGTGTTTGGCATATTTTAAGCGGATTTGCCGTATCTTCGTTTATGGCACGTTTTAGATTAACCAAGTAA
- a CDS encoding RNA-binding domain-containing protein produces the protein MSSYIYKLIAEGEHQQQDFKFCISDSKKIAKSLVAFANTDGGRLLIGVKDNGKIAGISSDEEFYMIESAAKIYSKPQIDFTTKQWTIEGKTVLEIGIEASEKKPHFAKDENGKWLAYIRQKDENILAHKIQIEVWRKEKSSKGVYFSYSDDERFLIDYLRKNDSITFSKLIRKARLSRKKAEEILSNFVIIDIIKMYTTLDGTYFSLNTEFDKEEIEKFS, from the coding sequence ATGAGCAGTTATATCTATAAACTTATTGCAGAGGGAGAGCATCAGCAGCAGGATTTTAAGTTTTGTATTAGCGACTCGAAAAAAATTGCCAAATCGCTAGTGGCCTTTGCCAATACCGATGGCGGACGTTTGCTTATTGGCGTAAAAGACAATGGTAAAATTGCAGGCATTAGCAGCGATGAAGAATTCTACATGATTGAATCTGCGGCAAAAATATATAGCAAACCTCAAATTGATTTTACCACAAAACAATGGACAATTGAGGGAAAAACCGTTTTGGAGATCGGGATTGAAGCCAGCGAGAAGAAGCCACATTTTGCCAAAGACGAAAACGGGAAATGGCTGGCCTACATCCGGCAGAAAGACGAAAATATTTTGGCCCATAAAATACAAATCGAAGTGTGGAGAAAGGAAAAAAGTTCGAAAGGCGTATACTTTAGCTACTCCGACGACGAGCGTTTTCTGATCGATTACTTACGAAAAAATGATTCCATCACCTTTTCAAAACTCATACGAAAAGCACGTTTATCGCGTAAAAAGGCGGAAGAAATATTGAGCAACTTTGTAATTATCGACATTATAAAAATGTATACCACGCTTGACGGAACTTATTTTTCACTGAATACCGAGTTCGATAAAGAAGAAATTGAAAAGTTCAGCTGA
- a CDS encoding alkaline phosphatase — protein sequence MLQKLFFSIAFCALTFGTFAQDAYLNADSEDTDKTYQGKAPYKVKMYPQKFKTEKPKNIIFLIGDGMGVSQVFAGITANQGHLFLDNFRHIGFSKTQSADNYITDSAAGGTALACGVKTYNGAIGVNTDTAKVKSILEEAEAKGLATGLVSTSAITHATPASFIAHQPSRNMYEAIAADFLNTDIDVFIGGGNDHFTKRKDGRNLANELKEEGYTVETDINKIAKVKSGKLAGLTAGVHNGRTAERGDMLPVATSTALNILDNNDKGFFLMVEGSQIDWGGHASSTVYIVEDMLDFDQTIGKALEFAAKDGETLVLVTADHETGGMAITGGDMSKGIVKADYPTTGHSAVMVPVFAYGPGAEEFTGIMENTDINDKMKKLLLGK from the coding sequence ATGTTACAAAAATTATTTTTTTCAATTGCCTTTTGTGCCCTCACTTTCGGCACATTTGCGCAAGATGCATATTTGAATGCAGATTCAGAAGATACAGATAAAACCTACCAGGGTAAAGCCCCTTACAAGGTAAAAATGTATCCCCAAAAGTTTAAGACCGAGAAACCAAAAAACATCATTTTCCTTATCGGGGACGGGATGGGAGTAAGCCAGGTTTTCGCCGGAATTACAGCTAACCAGGGACACCTGTTTCTCGACAACTTTCGTCACATTGGTTTTTCAAAAACCCAGTCGGCCGATAATTATATTACCGACTCGGCAGCCGGCGGAACAGCCTTGGCATGTGGTGTAAAAACATACAACGGTGCTATTGGTGTTAATACAGATACCGCTAAAGTAAAATCAATACTTGAGGAAGCTGAAGCTAAAGGTTTGGCAACAGGGCTGGTTTCAACATCGGCAATTACACATGCCACTCCGGCATCGTTTATTGCGCATCAGCCCAGCCGGAATATGTACGAAGCCATTGCTGCTGATTTCCTGAATACCGATATCGATGTATTTATTGGTGGAGGAAACGATCACTTTACAAAACGTAAGGATGGTCGCAACCTTGCAAATGAATTAAAGGAAGAAGGCTACACTGTTGAAACCGACATAAACAAAATAGCAAAAGTAAAAAGTGGAAAACTGGCCGGATTAACTGCCGGTGTTCACAATGGCAGAACAGCAGAACGTGGCGATATGTTGCCGGTTGCAACATCAACCGCACTTAATATCTTGGATAATAACGACAAAGGATTTTTCCTGATGGTTGAAGGTTCGCAAATTGACTGGGGCGGACACGCCAGCAGTACCGTTTACATTGTGGAAGACATGCTTGATTTTGACCAGACCATTGGCAAAGCCCTTGAGTTTGCAGCAAAAGACGGCGAAACACTGGTATTGGTTACTGCCGACCACGAAACAGGAGGAATGGCAATTACAGGTGGCGACATGAGCAAAGGAATTGTAAAAGCCGATTACCCAACAACCGGGCATTCGGCAGTTATGGTGCCGGTATTTGCATATGGCCCGGGAGCTGAAGAGTTTACGGGGATCATGGAGAATACCGATATTAACGACAAAATGAAAAAGCTACTACTTGGCAAATAG
- a CDS encoding 1-acyl-sn-glycerol-3-phosphate acyltransferase, whose amino-acid sequence MKYEKWSLGYWLLKQYVRFVDWIIHKKIILNGTENIPRNKPILIAPNHQNALSDPMAILLHTRFQPVWLARADIFKPGFITLALRFLKIMPVYRMRDGKDQLAKNEKTFADSIKVLENNCALALFPEAAHSAKRQMLSHKKAVPRIVFQAEEKAENNLDIHIVPTGIYYSSYWKFNRSVLVNFGEPILVNDFLEAYNENPSAATLILRDALEEAIEPLTLNIKSKENYEIFELIRAIYGKAFARKTGPQNGFVQRFKSDQQLVKKLDELETINKENTEKICSDAKRFDAQVRKYGLRSWLVENPDNNFWKLGFNKLLLLITLPVFAYGFLFNAIPFFVIDTIVRKKIKDFAFWSSFSLVLGFTLFPIVYLLELWAVSDWLPLWWHKLLFFAALPFAGKLAFRWYILLLKTIGRGRLFILKAFRKQQWQSLKNQQEKLFDELDKII is encoded by the coding sequence ATGAAATACGAAAAGTGGTCATTGGGATACTGGCTTTTAAAACAGTATGTCCGTTTTGTCGACTGGATCATTCATAAGAAAATTATTTTAAACGGGACAGAAAACATCCCCCGTAATAAACCAATACTTATTGCCCCCAACCATCAGAATGCTTTAAGCGATCCGATGGCTATACTTTTACACACCCGTTTTCAGCCGGTATGGCTGGCACGTGCCGATATTTTTAAACCCGGATTCATAACACTGGCATTACGTTTTCTGAAAATTATGCCTGTTTACCGCATGCGCGACGGGAAAGATCAGCTTGCAAAAAATGAAAAGACTTTTGCCGACTCAATAAAAGTACTGGAGAATAATTGTGCACTGGCCCTTTTCCCTGAGGCAGCACACTCGGCAAAACGACAAATGTTATCGCACAAAAAAGCGGTGCCGCGTATTGTTTTTCAGGCCGAAGAAAAAGCAGAAAATAACCTGGATATCCACATTGTGCCAACCGGAATTTATTACAGCAGTTACTGGAAATTTAACCGTAGTGTGTTGGTTAATTTTGGTGAGCCAATTCTGGTCAATGATTTTCTGGAAGCCTATAATGAAAATCCCAGCGCTGCAACACTTATTTTGCGCGATGCACTGGAAGAAGCTATTGAACCGCTAACGTTAAACATTAAAAGCAAAGAGAATTACGAGATTTTCGAGCTTATCCGGGCGATTTACGGAAAAGCTTTTGCCCGAAAAACAGGTCCGCAAAATGGATTTGTTCAGCGCTTTAAAAGTGATCAGCAACTGGTAAAAAAATTAGATGAGCTTGAAACCATCAATAAAGAAAATACGGAAAAGATTTGCAGCGACGCAAAACGATTCGATGCACAAGTGCGGAAATACGGTTTGCGCTCGTGGCTGGTTGAAAATCCGGATAATAACTTCTGGAAACTTGGCTTCAACAAACTGCTTTTGCTGATCACCTTGCCGGTTTTTGCTTATGGATTTCTGTTTAACGCCATTCCGTTTTTTGTCATCGATACTATTGTTCGAAAAAAAATAAAAGACTTTGCCTTTTGGAGTTCATTCTCTCTGGTTTTGGGCTTTACCCTCTTCCCTATTGTTTATTTACTCGAGCTTTGGGCAGTATCGGACTGGCTCCCACTGTGGTGGCATAAACTGTTGTTTTTTGCAGCACTGCCCTTTGCCGGGAAACTGGCCTTTCGCTGGTACATTCTTTTGCTAAAAACAATTGGCAGAGGACGACTCTTCATTTTAAAAGCATTCAGAAAACAACAGTGGCAAAGTTTAAAAAATCAACAGGAAAAACTTTTTGATGAACTGGACAAAATAATCTGA